The genomic stretch CTGGCGGCTCCAGCTGGAAAAATGTATCGGTTTAACACCAACAACGACAGCACAACGGGGTGGGATAGCATTTCTACTCTTATTGACACTGGCAAGCCTATTACATCGGCTGCTAGCGTGGCCAAAGATGACGTCGGACGGATATGGGTATATTTTGGCGCGGGCCGCCTCTTCAATTTGCAGGATATCCCTCAGCCTTCAAAAATGTCTTTCTACGGCATCAAAGAACCAATTGACTCCACTTCAAAAAAAATGACCCTTACTACAGTATCTACAGCGAGCCTTTTCAACAGCTCTAATGTTGTAGCTAACAACAGTGCATGCGGAGAGACAACTAATATTAACTGCATAAAGTATTCGCAAGACGGAACAGAGATGACCGGAGCATGGCCAAATGGACACTGGAAAAACCTTTTAGCCAGCATCGATAGTTCATCAGGATGGAAAATTGACTTTGATGCAGATCGCGAACGTGTATTAGGGCAGCCTGCTGTTCTTAGCGGATCTGTTATTTTCTCAAGCAACACGCCAACAAGTGATGTCTGCGATGCTTTCGATGCCATTAGCAGTCTTTGGGCCGTTCACTACAAAACAGGAACAGCATTCTATAGCCCAATTCTTGGTGCAACTGGTGATATTTTAAACACTTCTATTCCGCTAGGACGTGGACTTGCTTTTACACCAACGCTTCATGTAGGCGAAGATGGAACTACGGCATTTGTCCAGACAAGCACTGGCGCAATTCTTACAATCGACGTTGAAACGCCAATAAGCGTTCGCTCTGGGCCACTTTTTTGGCGTAAAGTAACAGATTAATACGCGGGGCCAAAAGGCCCTGCGTTTGACTTTCACTTACAGGCTTTCTAGAGTTGGGCACGCAAGGAGTCCCCATGCCCCCCCACTTCCTTGACCGCGTCACCCCCCGCGCCTACCCTGGCACGCGCTTGCTCACCGCAGCTCTCGCGTGGTCTGCGACAGGCGTTTTTCTTTCCGTCAAAAGCGTTTATCTTTTTCGGGAAGGCTCTAGGGGAATCGTTCTGGCCGCAGTGTTGGTCGGACTGATTCTCGGGATGGTAAAAGGCAGATTCATCCTGGACCGAATAGCCGACAGGATTATTCTGCACATCGGAGCCAAACCCACGCGGTCTTGCTTGGGAGGGCTTTTTTCCGTTCGGAACTGGATGCTTATCGCGGTCATGATCATATTCGGACGGACCTTGAGCGTCCTGCCCATCGAAGCGGGAATAAAGACCGGCCTCTACGTCATGGTCGGCAGCGGCCTGGCCTATTCCAGCAGGCTTCTTTGGCGTGCATGGAAGAACTCAGCCGCAAAGACTCCCTAAAATCAGGGCGCTTGAAGCCTCCGGTCCTTGCATCTTTCGCACTGAAAGCAATTTTTCTACCTGCCCAAACCTGTACCCAACATCCGCCACCCCATGAGCGTCGTCTCCGTAGGCTGCGCCAATCTCAAGTTTTGCTGCAGCGTCCAGGATCGGCGCGCACACGTAAGGTTCGAGCTGGCCTTTCAGCAGGGCCCGCGCGTTAATATCAAGGATGGCGCCGGCTCCTCGAATCCATTCCAGATTGCGCAGGATCCGTTTCCAGACCTCCGGCTCCGCAATGGTTTGCAAATAGTCAGGATCGTGGAGCCGGATGAGATCGAAGTGCCCCACAACCTCCGGTTTGATCTCCCGCAACATATCATACTGCTCGTCGAAATAGGCCGAATACATCCGGCTGGTTCCGCCACACAGTGTGGCTACCGTGTCGTAGGCTTCCTTGGAAAAATCAAAACAAGCACCCTGAACGTGGTGGACCGAGCCCACCACGTAATCAAGCGCGTGATACTGGCGCAGTTCTCTCACCCACATTGCGCAACCCGGATACCATTCAGTCTCCATGCCCACCAGAATCCGCATCCGATCCTGGTAAGCACGCGCAAGGGATCTGGCTTCGGCCACATACAGGGCAAACCGAGCCTCCATCCAGCCCGCCGTTCTGCCCAATTCGATTTCATCGGGATACAGTCCGGCGTCGCCAAAAGGCGGCATGTGCTCGGTAAGGCCGATGCACTCAAAGCCGGCTTCATGGTAGGCCGCCACGATATCCGCCAGTGTGTCGCGGGCGTGATCGCAGTATTGCCCGCTGTGTCCGCCGTGCAGGCTGATCTTTCTCACGACGCCTTTCCCATTCGCCTGCAAATATCGTCCACGCTTTTGGGAATGTCCTTGCTCAAGACATCCCTGCCATCTTCGGTTACGAGCACGTCGTCCTCTATGCGAATGCCGCCAAAATCCAGATAGGCATCCAGCGCCTCGTAATTGATGAACTCTTCAAGCCGCCGCTGCTCCCGCCATTGTCTGATGAGAGCTGGGATGAAATAGATGCCGGGTTCCACGGTCATGACAAATCCGGGCCTGAGCCTGCGGGCCATGCGCAATCCAGACAGTCCAAACTGGGCCGCACGCTTGAACTCATGGTCATACCCCACGAAATCCTCACCCAGCGCCTCCATATCATGGACGTCGAGCCCCAGCATGTGCCCGAGCCCATGCGGAAAAAAGAGTGCGTGCGCGCCCCGGTCCACGGCTTCAAGCGGATCGCCCAGCATGAGCCCAAGGTCCGTCAGGCCCCTGGCCACGACCCTTGCCGCAGCAAGGTGACATTCCACAAAGGGGACGCCCGGAGCCATGTTCAAGGTCCCGGCAACCAGCGCTTCGAGCACAATCTCGTAAATGTCCTTTTGCCGGCTGGAAAAACTCCCGCCAACAGGCAGGGTGCGTGTAATATCCGAGGCATACCCCAAGGGCGAAACCACCCCGGAATCGACCAGCAGCAGATCGCCGTCGCGCAGAATCTGATCGTGAGTGTGATTGTGCAGCACCTCCCCGCGCCGGGACAGGATCATGGGAAATGCTTCTCGGCTGCCATGCGAAAAAATCAGCCCTTGAGAGCGGCCATACAGTTCCATCTCCCTGGCGCCTGGAACGCAGGATTGCATGAGGCTGTCGTAAAGTTCAGCGGAAATCGCGATGGCCTGGCGGATTTGCGTCACTTCGGCAGCGCTCTTGACGCTACGCAATTCCACGATGCCCTGCACAAGGATGCTCGAAAAACCGGCTTCAAGCTCCAGAGGCGGGATGCCCAGGACGCTAGACAAAAGCAGGGCCGACTCGCCTTGATAGGTTGGGGAATAATGAATGCTGCGCCCCTGACCTTTTGCCAGCCTGACGGTATCCGCCAGTTCGTGCATGGCCTTGCTCACGGCGATGCCTGAAAGATCCGCCAGTTCCGAAAGAGAAGGAGCCGCTCCGCTCCAGATGGTTTGTTCAATGCCAGGCTCGGGACCAAAAAGGATCTCCTCGCCGCTCTCGCAGTCCAGCCACAGGCAATGCCCAGGCCTATCAAGCCCCGTGAAATATAGGAAAGAGCCATCCTGATGAAAGGGAAACGTGTTGGCGCGATAGTTCATGCCGATGAAATCATTTCCGGGCAGCAGAATGCAGCCGCTTCTTACGAGTCGGGCCAGCGCCGCACGGCGGGCCGCGTAGACAGAGGAATCGAACATGGATCGCTCCTTTCCAGTTGTCGGAACAGAGAAGGCGCCAAAACGCGCCAAGGCAGCCCATCCGGCGCCTTGCCTTGTTCGGCACGCATGATTAACTAGGGGCTTCGTATCGGGACGCGCCCGAAACAGCAAGAACGCCACTTTTCGATCGTGGAGGCACAATGCACTGGGTTCTCATGGCCAACGGGCCGCTCGCTCTCTCACCCGCAATCCGCCAGTTCATCTCTTCCGCCGAGAGGCTGATCGGAGTCGATGGCGGCAGCAGGCATCTGCACGCGCTGGACCGATTGCCCCACCTGGCCGTCGGCGACATGGACTCCATCCCCGCCGACCTGCTCGCCCGATACAGGGACACGGGAGTGGAGCTGCATCTCCATCCTCCCAAAAAAGACGCCACGGATCTCGAACTGGCCCTGGAACTGGCTCTGGAGAGAGGCGCCAAGCGCATCTCGATATTGGGCGGGACCGGAGGCAGGCTCGACCATACCCTGGGCAATCTCTTTCTTCTGGCCCGCTGCCTGCCGGGCGGAATTCCGGCCTGCATCATGGACCAGGAGCAATGCATTCACCTGACGGACCAGACCCTGACCCTGGATGGCGCCGTTGGCGACACCCTGTCCCTGCTCCCCGCCACGCCCGAGGCGCGCGGGGTCAGCCTGACGGGGCTTGAATACCCGCTCCATGACGCCACACTCACCTTCGGCACAAGTTGGGGCATGAGCAACGTCTTTGTGGAAAACCGGGTCACCGTAACCATTGGTAGCGGGCGCCTATTCGTGTTTCACCTTTTCAGATCCTGAGCCGCCCTGCTCAAAACTGTCCCGCAGGACCTGAACAGAGGGACTGACACGGACCGGCACCGACTGGCACGGAGCGCAGGGAGCCCGACGCGCGCAAAAAAAGGCTTCGTGCATGCAACATGCAGAAGCCTTCTCTCCCGGAGCGCGGCGGCGCTTCGTCTTTTTCTTCAGAGCGAACTGTCGAGCACCATGTTATCGCGGTGCACAACCTCCTGATGCGGACAGGGCCCCAGGATCTTTTCGATTTCGGAGCTGCTCAGGCCCTGGATCTTGCGCAACTCCACGGCCTTGAAGTTCGTGAGGCCCACGCCCACTGCGCCGCCATCAAGACCCACTATCCTGACCAGGGCGCCCATGCCGAAGTTGCCTTCCACCCCGGCTATGCCTGCGGCCAGAAGGCTCTTGCCCTTGCCCGTCAGCGCCCGCGCGGCCCCGTCGTCAACCACGATGGTCCCGGCCGGGTCCAGGTGGTAGGCCAGCCAGAACTTGCGGCCCGAGAGCATCTTCTGCGTCGGCGCGATCCAGGTGCCCAGGTCTTCCAGATCGAACACCCGCTCCAGCACGTGCTTCTGCCGACCCGAAACAATAAGCGTCGGGACGCCGATGGTGGCGGCACGGCGAGCGGCCATGAGCTTGCTGAGCATCCCACCGGTCCCGGCCCCGGTCTTGCCCCGGCACATGGACTGCAGATTGAGCTCGGAAATGTTTTCGATGATCGGCACAAAGCGGGCGTCGGGATTTTCCAGCGGATTGTCGTCGAAGACACCGTCGGCAGAGGTCAGGTTGATGATCACATCGGCCCCGACCAGGTTGGCGACCATGGACGAGAGGGCGTCGTTGTCGCCGAATTTGAGTTCCTGCACGGCCACCGTGTCATTCTCATTGACGATGGGGATGACCTTCCAGTCAAGCAACCGGCACATTGTGTTGCGAGCGTTCAGAAATCGCTCCCGGCTGCGCAGATCGTCCTTGGTCAAGAGGACCTGAGCGGTGATCTTCTCATAATGGGCAAAAGCTTCGTCATAGCTGTGCATGAGGCGGCTCTGGCCCACGGCCGAGGCGGCCTGCTTGTGGACCATGCACCCGGCGGCCTTGTCCGCGCCAAGCACGCAGCGGCCCGCGGCAACGGCGCCAGAGGTCACAAGGACTATTTCGAGCCCCCGGTCATGAAGCCCCGCGATCTGATCGGCCAAACGGTTCACCACGCGCGGGTCAAGACCCTTTTCCGTAGTCAACACGGCGCTGCCAATCTTGATGATGACCCGTTTGGCCTTCTCCAGAATCCGGCGGCGCTGTTCGCGCCAATCAGTCGATAGTTCCATGTTCGGTTTCATCCTTGACGGTCTGCAGATGCAGATTCCACATGGCATCCAGCACCACGTCCACTCCGGTTTCGTCCAACGCCGACATGAAGTACACTTTGAGCCCAAGCTGGTCAAAAGCTGCCCGCACCTCGGCCAAACGCGCCTCGTCAACCAGGTCGATCTTGTTGATGACACGAATCTGAGGCTTCTCGCCAAGCGCCGGATCGAACATGCGCAACTCGTCGTCAAGTATGTGGAACCCGGACAATGGATCTTCCACGTTCACGTCTTCGATGCTCAGGATATGAACCAGAAAACGGGACCGCTCCACGTGGCGCAAAAAGGTGTGCCCCAGACCCTGCCCCGTATGGGCGCCTTCGATGAGGCCGGGAATGTCAGCCACGACAAGCTTGCGCTCATGCTCGTCGATGACCACTCCCAAGTTGGGTGCCAGCGTGGTGAAGGGGTAAGCCGCGATTTTCGGCCGGGCCGCGGAGATGCGGGAAATGAGGGTGGACTTGCCCGCGTTGGGCAACCCCAGGAGGCCGACATCGGCAAATACCTTGAGTTCGAGGCGAATGTATTTTTCCACGCCCGGTTCTCCAGGCTGCGCAAAACGTGGCACCTGCATGACGGACGACTTGAAATGCGCATTGCCCTTGCCGCCACGCCCGCCTTCGGCCACGACGATCTCCTGGCCGTCCTTGGTGAAGTCGGCGATCAGCCGCTCCTGGCCGTCCACTTCCTCGAAAACCTGGGTACCCACGGGCACCTCGACGATCTTGTCTTCGCCGGCGCGACCGTAGCACAGCCGCCCGCCACCGGGCCGCCCGCTTTCGGCTTCCTGGAAGGAAGCGTGGCGATAATCGTAAAGGGTCAACAGGTTGTTGTTGGCGCGCATGATCACGTCGCCGCCCTTGCCCCCGTCCCCTCCGTCGGGACCACCCCGAGGCACATATTTTTCCCGGCGGAACGAAACACTGCCCTGACCACCGCTTCCGGAACGGATGATGATCTTGGCCTCATCTACAAATCTCATGTTCTCTCCAAGTCCGGGGCGCAAGACCGCCGGACAGCAAAAAAAGCCGCCCAAGAGCACTCTCTTGAAGCGGCTTGAAAAAGGCTTGTGCTGGACAAAGCCTAGACAGCAGGAACGATATTGACCCTGGTCTTGACCTTGTTCTTGCGGGTATACTTCTCAAACTTCACGACTCCGTCGATCAGAGCGAAAAGAGTGAAATCCTTGCCCACGCCAACGTTAACGCCGGGATGAACCTTGGTGCCATGCTGACGCACAAGAATGTTGCCCGCCAAAACCGTCTGGCCACCGAACTTTTTCACGCCAAGTCGCTGACCGGCACTGTCGCGCCCGTTGCGTGAACTACCACCTGCTTTTTTATGAGCCATTATTTCCTCCCGACACTAGGCCTGAATGGATTTCACTTTCAGGGTTGTATAATCCTGACGGTGACCCTGGGTTCTACGATAATCCTTGCGGCGTTTCTTTTTGAAAATGATGATCTTCTTGTCACGACCATGCTCAACCACTTCGCACTGTACGGCTGCGCCGTCGACGAAAGGCTGGCCGATCTTGACATCGGCGCCTGTTCCGACAAGCAGGATCTTGTCCAGAGTGAGCTCTGAACCGGCCTGCACGTCAAGCTTGGCTACCTTCAGACTGCGGCCTTCTTCCACACGAAACTGCTTTCCGCCCGTTTCCACGATTGCAAACATCTTGCGTCCTCCAAAATATTGAACGACGTGGCTACCTCTTCCGAGACGCCCCGTCAAGACTTTCATAACGCTATAAAGCCGTCCGGAGCAGGACAGCTGTCGAGAGGGAGGATGCAAATAAAACGAAACCTGATGAGCGTCAACAAAAAATTCAAGAACACCAGGTTCCCAGTGTCTCGACCAGATCCTGCAAGCTGTAGGGCTTGGAGAGGTGCCCGTTCATGCCCGCCTCCAGGCTCTTGAGTTGGTCCGACTCCAGGGCGTGGGCAGTCAGGGCGATGATCGGCACGCCCAGCCCCATGGCCCTGATTTTCCTGGTAGCCTCAAGGCCGTCCATGACCGGCATCTGGATGTCCATAAGCACTATGTCGAAAATTTGCCCTGCCGCCAGGACATCCACCGCTTCACGCCCGTTCTCGACCATCTGGACATCCTTCACGTTCAGGCTGTTCAGCATCTTAATCAGCAAACTTCGGTTGAAAGGATTGTCCTCCGCCGCCAGGACCCGGACGTGCCCGAAGGATCGCTCATCGGCGTCAATGGCTGCAAGCTGCCGCG from Desulfomicrobium macestii encodes the following:
- the obgE gene encoding GTPase ObgE yields the protein MRFVDEAKIIIRSGSGGQGSVSFRREKYVPRGGPDGGDGGKGGDVIMRANNNLLTLYDYRHASFQEAESGRPGGGRLCYGRAGEDKIVEVPVGTQVFEEVDGQERLIADFTKDGQEIVVAEGGRGGKGNAHFKSSVMQVPRFAQPGEPGVEKYIRLELKVFADVGLLGLPNAGKSTLISRISAARPKIAAYPFTTLAPNLGVVIDEHERKLVVADIPGLIEGAHTGQGLGHTFLRHVERSRFLVHILSIEDVNVEDPLSGFHILDDELRMFDPALGEKPQIRVINKIDLVDEARLAEVRAAFDQLGLKVYFMSALDETGVDVVLDAMWNLHLQTVKDETEHGTID
- a CDS encoding histidinol-phosphatase, coding for MRKISLHGGHSGQYCDHARDTLADIVAAYHEAGFECIGLTEHMPPFGDAGLYPDEIELGRTAGWMEARFALYVAEARSLARAYQDRMRILVGMETEWYPGCAMWVRELRQYHALDYVVGSVHHVQGACFDFSKEAYDTVATLCGGTSRMYSAYFDEQYDMLREIKPEVVGHFDLIRLHDPDYLQTIAEPEVWKRILRNLEWIRGAGAILDINARALLKGQLEPYVCAPILDAAAKLEIGAAYGDDAHGVADVGYRFGQVEKLLSVRKMQGPEASSALILGSLCG
- a CDS encoding thiamine diphosphokinase gives rise to the protein MHWVLMANGPLALSPAIRQFISSAERLIGVDGGSRHLHALDRLPHLAVGDMDSIPADLLARYRDTGVELHLHPPKKDATDLELALELALERGAKRISILGGTGGRLDHTLGNLFLLARCLPGGIPACIMDQEQCIHLTDQTLTLDGAVGDTLSLLPATPEARGVSLTGLEYPLHDATLTFGTSWGMSNVFVENRVTVTIGSGRLFVFHLFRS
- a CDS encoding aminopeptidase P family protein, with amino-acid sequence MFDSSVYAARRAALARLVRSGCILLPGNDFIGMNYRANTFPFHQDGSFLYFTGLDRPGHCLWLDCESGEEILFGPEPGIEQTIWSGAAPSLSELADLSGIAVSKAMHELADTVRLAKGQGRSIHYSPTYQGESALLLSSVLGIPPLELEAGFSSILVQGIVELRSVKSAAEVTQIRQAIAISAELYDSLMQSCVPGAREMELYGRSQGLIFSHGSREAFPMILSRRGEVLHNHTHDQILRDGDLLLVDSGVVSPLGYASDITRTLPVGGSFSSRQKDIYEIVLEALVAGTLNMAPGVPFVECHLAAARVVARGLTDLGLMLGDPLEAVDRGAHALFFPHGLGHMLGLDVHDMEALGEDFVGYDHEFKRAAQFGLSGLRMARRLRPGFVMTVEPGIYFIPALIRQWREQRRLEEFINYEALDAYLDFGGIRIEDDVLVTEDGRDVLSKDIPKSVDDICRRMGKAS
- the rplU gene encoding 50S ribosomal protein L21, with product MFAIVETGGKQFRVEEGRSLKVAKLDVQAGSELTLDKILLVGTGADVKIGQPFVDGAAVQCEVVEHGRDKKIIIFKKKRRKDYRRTQGHRQDYTTLKVKSIQA
- the proB gene encoding glutamate 5-kinase, with amino-acid sequence MELSTDWREQRRRILEKAKRVIIKIGSAVLTTEKGLDPRVVNRLADQIAGLHDRGLEIVLVTSGAVAAGRCVLGADKAAGCMVHKQAASAVGQSRLMHSYDEAFAHYEKITAQVLLTKDDLRSRERFLNARNTMCRLLDWKVIPIVNENDTVAVQELKFGDNDALSSMVANLVGADVIINLTSADGVFDDNPLENPDARFVPIIENISELNLQSMCRGKTGAGTGGMLSKLMAARRAATIGVPTLIVSGRQKHVLERVFDLEDLGTWIAPTQKMLSGRKFWLAYHLDPAGTIVVDDGAARALTGKGKSLLAAGIAGVEGNFGMGALVRIVGLDGGAVGVGLTNFKAVELRKIQGLSSSEIEKILGPCPHQEVVHRDNMVLDSSL
- the rpmA gene encoding 50S ribosomal protein L27, producing MAHKKAGGSSRNGRDSAGQRLGVKKFGGQTVLAGNILVRQHGTKVHPGVNVGVGKDFTLFALIDGVVKFEKYTRKNKVKTRVNIVPAV